GCCCCTCGCAGGCGCGCTACGGAAGGAGCTCCGTGCGGTCATGACCTGCAAACGGCGCCCTTGATATCACGCAGGGCGTCAAGAAGATGTCAAGCTGGGCGAGGCCTGCCGGGAGCCCGGCAGGCCGCATGAAACACGCCCGGAAACCAGGTTTCCGGGGCGCCGGAGTCAGAAGCGGTAAACCTCGACATCGGTGCGGATCGGCACCACCAGCGGGATTTTCGGCCCCTCGTCCTTGGGCTTGGACTGCTCGCTGTTGGCGACCGACGGCTTGCGTGTCGGCGTGGCCGGCTGCTCGGACAGCGCGGCGGCAACCGGGCGAACGTCCTTGGCCAGTTGGACCGACAACTTGCGCAGCAGATCACCCTGGGCCCGGACCTGGTCCTGGATGCTGCCCGAATGCTCCTCTTCTTCGCGGAACACCCGGCTATCGCGTAGCGCGCCCTTCTGGTCGAGCAGGCGCCAGCGCGCCTCCAGCACCGCCGGCTCCTTTGGGCCGGAATCCAGGCGGCTGATGGTCAGCATGACCTGCACCTGCGGCGTGAAGCCAGGTTTCTCCGGGAACAGGGCCAGACGCGTACTGTCGAGCTGGCTCGACAACAGGCGCAGCAGTTGCTGGCTGACATTGGTTTCCAGACTGCCCGCCCAACGGGCGTCGGTGGACAGGTTGAGAATACCGTCAGCCTGACGCTGAACCATCGTCTCGCGTTTCAGATAATCGGCCAGGGAAACCGGGCCAAGGAGCACAGCGACACCATTGTCGCGGGTCGGAACCGACGCGGCACCTGCATCCAGTTGATACAGCTGGGTCGGTCGATTCACTGTGCAGCCCGCCAACCCGAGGAGGCTGACGAGAGAAAGACATGCCAGGACGCGCAGAGCGCTCATCGTGAATCACCGTCATTCGCCGAATATCGGCGCTACTTTCAACATTTCAAGTAACTTCAGGCAACGCGCCACGGCGCCGGCTGCCAAAAGGATCTATCATCCCTCAACCGACGCCATAGCTCCAGAGGCAGAATGTATCGAGCCGCGTTTCAATCCTGAGACAGCGATTCTACCAGCAGACTGTCCACTCGCTGGAAACCGCGTGGCAATTTATTGCCTCGACGGCCCCTTTCGCCCTTGTAGTGCTCCAGGTCGTCACCCTTGAGGGAGAGCGTCCGCTTGCCCGCCTGCAGCACCAGGGTCGCGCCCGTCGGAAGAACGGCAAGGTCCGTCAGGTACTCTTCCCGACTGGCCACGCGGTCGCCCGGCACGCTGATGATCTTGTTGCCCTTGCCCTTGGCCAGTTGCGGCAGGTCGGACACCTTGAACAGCAACAGCCTGCCTTCGGTGGTGACGGCGGCGATCCAGTCCTGTTCCAGATCATTCACCGGCCTGGGCGCCATGACCTGCGCGCCGTTGGGCAGGCTGAGCAGCGCCTTGCCGGCCTTGTTCTTGGCCTGCATGTCCTCGCCCTTGGCAACGAAGCCGTAGCCGGCGTCGGAGGCCAGCACGTACAGCGCACTGTCTTCGGGCAACAGCACGCGGTCGAAGGTAGCGCCCGGCGGCGGCGTCAGACGGCCCGTCAACGGCTCGCCCTGGCCACGGGCCGACGGCAGGCTGTGGGCGGCCAGCGAGTAGCTGCGGCCCGTGGAGTCGATGAACACCGCGTACTGGTTGGAACGGCCCGGCGCGGCCGCCTTGAAGCCGTCGCCGGCCTTGTACGACAGGCCGGTGGCATCGATGTCGTGGCCCTTGGCGCAGCGCACCCAGCCCTTCTCGGACAGCACCACGGTCACCGGCTCGGTGGGCATCAGCTCGGTTTCCGACAGGGCGCGGGCTTCGGCGCGGGCGACGATGGGCGAACGGCGGTCGTCACCGTAGGTTTCGGCGTCGGCGATCAGCTCGTCGCGCACCAGTTTGCGCAGCTTGGCATTGGAACCCAGGATCGCCAGCAGCTTGGCGCGCTCCTTGGCCAGTTCGTCCTGCTCGCCGCGGATCTTCATCTCTTCCAGGCGCGCCAGCTGACGCAGGCGAGTGTCGAGGATGTAGTCGGCCTGCAGTTCGGAGAGCTCGAAGCGCTGCATCAGGACCGGCTTGGGCTGGTCCTCGGTACGGATGATGTGGATGACTTCGTCGAGGTTGAGGAAGGCGACCAGCAAGCCTTCCAACAGGTGCAGGCGCTTCTCGACCTTGTCCAGGCGGAACTGCAGGCGGCGGCGCACGGTGTCGGTGCGGTAGGTCAGCCACTCGCTCAGCACCTGGCGCAGGTCCTTGACCTGGGGTTTGCCGTCCAGGCCGATGACGTTCATGTTCACCCGGTACGAGCTTTCCAGGTCGGTGGTGGCGAACAGGTGGGTCATCAGCTCTTCGGCGTCCACGCGGTTGGAGCGCGGAATGATGACGATGCGGGTCGGGTTCTCGTGGTCCGACTCGTCGCGCAGGTCGGCCACCATCGGCAGCTTCTTGGCCTGCATCTGCCCTGCGATCTGCTCCAGCACCTTGGCCCCGGAGACCTGGTGCGGCAGCGCGGTGACCACGATATCGCCGTCCTCGACGCGGTATACGGCGCGCATGCGCACCGAGCCACGGCCGGTTTCGTAGATCTTCTGCAGGTCGGCGCGCGGGGTGATGATTTCCGCTTCGGTGGGGAAGTCCGGGCCCTGTACATGTTCCATCAGGTCGACGATGGTCGCTTGCGGCTCATCCAGCAGGCGGATGCAGGCAGCGGCCACTTCGCGCAGGTTGTGCGGCGGAATGTCGGTGGCCATGCCCACGGCGATACCGGTGGTGCCGTTGAGCAGCAGGTTCGGCAGCCGCGCCGGCAGCACCGCCGGTTCGTTCATCGTACCGTCGAAGTTCGGCACCCAGTCCGCGGTGCCCTGGCCCAGTTCGGACAGCAGGGTCTCGGCGTAGCGCGACAGCCGGGCCTCGGTGTAACGCATGGCGGCGAAGGACTTGGGATCGTCCGGCGCACCCCAGTTGCCCTGGCCATCCACCAGCGGGTAGCGGTAGGAGAACGGCTGGGCCATCAGCACCATCGCTTCGTAGCAGGCCGAATCGCCATGCGGATGGTACTTGCCCAGCACGTCGCCGACGGTCCGCGCCGACTTCTTGTGCTTGGCGTCCGCGTCCAGGCCCAGTTCGCTCATGGCGTAGACGATGCGCCGCTGCACGGGCTTCAGGCCGTCGCCGATGTGCGGCAGGGCGCGGTCCATGATCACGTACATGGAATAGTTCAGGTAAGCCTGTTCGGTGAAGTCGGCCAGTGACCGGCGCTCCACGCCCTCCAGACTCAGATCGAGGGTTTCGCTCATGCGTGCCTCACGGTGTAGATCGCTGGCGCAGCACCAGGGTGCCGTCCTGCTGGGTGAAATCGAGTTGCTTGAGGGCGCTCATGCCGAGCAGCACCCCGTCGCCTTCCATGCCCGGCGCGATCAGCGCGGACACGTCGTTCAAGCGGATGTCGCCAAGCTGCAGCGAAGACAGGCGCGTACGCCAGCCCTCGCTGCGACCGTTGGCGGTATTCAGGGCGATCGGCGCCCCCAACGGCAGCCCCAGGCGTCGGGCCAGCGGTTGCGGGATGGCGACCTGGGTGGCGCCGGTGTCGAGCATGAAGGTCACCGGCGTACCGTTGATCCTCCCGTCCACCACATAGTGGCCGGCGCGATTGCCGAGCAGGCGCACCTCCACGTAGCCGTTGCCCTTGACCGACCGCGGTTGCGGGTTCGGGTTGTGCTGGCGATCTTCCCAGGCGCCGAAATAGCGGGTGGCGAGCAGGATGCCCGCGCCCCAGGCGAGGAACATCATGATCTTGCCGATCCGCCGCCCCGGCACCGCGTCGCTCATTTGCCACCGAGCCAGCCGCCGGTCGGCGCGGCGAAGCGCAGTACATAGGGCCGCGAATCACCGTCGGCGCGAGCGTGCTCGCCGTTGTCCAGGCCGATCCAGGCGCCCTTGTCGTCGATCAGCAGCGCCTCGGCCACGCCGTACGGCAGGTCATAGCGCCGCTCCGGCGCCAGCGCACCGGCGGCGAACGACCAGCACTGCTCCTGCGCACCGGTATCGGCGTTGCGCCGGCAGATCTGATGGGCCAGGCGCTCGAGGGTGAACAGCTTGTCCTTGTACAGTGCCAGGTCGGAGAAATCGATGGGCAGCGGGCGGTCGCTACCCAGCTCCGGCGGCGGCTGTATCACGCCGCCCTCGCTGAGCAGCACGCAATTGCCGTCGCACTTCCAGGTGCCGTTGTCGTTGCGCACCCGCAGCAAGCCGCGGCGCTGACGCTCCGCCGCCAACCACAGGTGCTTGCCGTCCGGGCTGATCGCCAGGCCTTCGTACAGTGCGTTGAAGCTCATCAGCAGGCCGCTGGCCCGCGCCTGGCGCAGCAGGCTCTGCGGCAACGGCAGCCAGGACGCCTCGCCGGCGACCGGCAGCAGCAGGACAGCCGCGTAGCCTTCGCTGACCAGGTAACGGTTGCCCGACTGATCGCAACCGATGGCTTCGAAGTCCATCGCACCGCCGCGCATCAGGCTGCCCACGCTGACCCGCGCGCGCATGCCCCAGGACAGCCCGCTCTCCGGCACGCCGGGCGGCACGAACGGCTCGGCGCTGGCCTGCCAGGTCTTGCCGGGTTGCTCGTCGGGCAGCAGACGGTAGATGCGGTCGTCGTCACGGTCGGACACCGCCCACAGCTCACCGCCGCAACTCGCCAGCCCCGACAGATTGCCGCTGGGCATCCCGTCCACCGGGTGCTCGGAGACGAACTGCAGCGTGTTCGGCACCGCCACGGGCACGGTATCGGCCAGGGCAACGCCGGCGCACAGGCCGAGGGCGGCCAGCAGCCAGCGCATCAGGCGAAGTCCGCCAGGTTGCCCTTGGTTTCCAGCCAGGACTTGCGGTCGCCGGCGCGTTTCTTGGCCAGCAGCATGTCCATGATCTCCACGGTGCTTTCGGCGTCTTCCAGGGTCAGTTGCACCAGGCGGCGGGTGTTCGGATCCATGGTGGTTTCGCGCAGCTGCGGCGGGTTCATCTCGCCCAAGCCCTTGAATCGGGTGACCTGCGGCTTGCCACGGCGCTTTTCGGCGGCCAGGCGGTCGAGGATGCCGTCGCGCTCGGCCTCGTCGAGGGCGTAGAAGACTTCCTTGCCCAGATCGATACGGAACAGCGGCGGCATGGCGACGTAGACGTGGCCGGCTTCCACCAGCGGGCGGAAGTGACGAACGAACAGCGCGCACAGCAGGGTGGCGATGTGCAGGCCGTCGGAGTCGGCGTCGGCGAGGATGCAAATCTTGCCGTAGCGCAGCTGGGTCAGGTCGGCCGCGCCCGGATCGACACCGATGGCCACGGCGATGTCGTGCACTTCCTGACTGGCGAGCACTTCGCCGCCGTCCACTTCCCAGGTGTTCAGGATCTTCCCGCGCAGCGGCATGATCGCCTGGAATTCCTTGTCGCGCGCCTGCTTGGCCGAGCCACCGGCGGAGTCGCCCTCCACCAGGAACAGCTCGGCGCGCATCGGGTCCTGCCCCGCGCAGTCGGCCAGCTTGCCGGGCAGCGCCGGGCCCTGGGTGATCTTCTTGCGCTCGACCTTCTTGCCCGCCTTGAGGCGGCGGCCGGCGTTGCTGATGGCCAGCTCGGCCAGTTGCAGACCCAGTTCGGGGTGGGCGTTGAGCCACAGGCTGAAGGCATCCTTGACCACGCCGGAGACGAACGCGGCGGCCTCGCGGGAGGACAGGCGCTCCTTGGTCTGGCCGGAGAACTGCGGCTCCTGCATCTTCATCGAGAGGACGAAGGCGATGCGCTCCCAGACGTCTTCCGGGGCCAGCTTCACGCCGCGCGGCAGCAGGTTGCGGAATTCGCAGAACTCGCGCATCGCATCCAGCAGGCCCTGGCGCAGGCCGTTGACGTGGGTGCCGCCCTGGGCGGTGGGAATCAGGTTGACGTAGCTTTCCTGCAGCGACTCGCCGCCCTCGGGCAGCCACAGCAGGGCCCAGTCCACCGCTTCCTTGTTGCCGGCCAGCACGCCGCAGAACGGCTCGTCGGGCAGGCGCAGGTGCTCGGCGACGGAATCGACCAGGTAGGAACGCAGGCCGTCCTCGTAGTGCCACTCGACGCGCTCGCCGGTGTTCTTGTCCTCGAAGCTGACTTCCAGCCCCGGGCAGAGCACGGCCTTGGCCTTGAGCACGTGCTTGAGGCGGCTGACGGAGAACTTGTGCGAATCGAAGTACTTGGCGTCCGGCCAGAAGTGCACGCTGGTGCCGGTGTTGCGCTTGCCGACGCTGCCGACCACTTCCAGGTCGCTGGACTTGAAGCCGTCGGCGAAGGTCATGCGGTATTCGTTGCCATCGCGCTTGACCCGCACTTCCACCAGGGTCGACAGCGCGTTCACCACCGAGATGCCCACGCCGTGCAGGCCGCCGGAGAACTGGTAGTTCTTGTTGGAGAACTTGCCGCCGGCGTGCAGCTTGGTGAGGATCAGTTCGACACCCGGCACGCCCTCTTCGGGGTGGATATCCACCGGCATGCCGCGACCGTCGTCGATCACTTCCAGCGAGTTGTCCGCGTGGAGGATCACCTGCACGCTCTTGGCGTGGCCGGCGAGGGCTTCGTCGACGCTGTTGTCGATGACTTCCTGGGCCAGGTGGTTGGGACGGGTGGTGTCGGTGTACATGCCCGGGCGCTTGCGCACCGGATCGAGGCCGGACAGGACTTCGATGGCTTCTGCGGTATAGGCGTTCTGCTGGGCCATAGGTCCCTACTTAGTCAGAGGAAATTCGTTCAAAGGTCGAGAAGTCTACGTCGCGCCACAGGCCGGAGGGTATACCGGCGAAGGCCAGCAGCGCCGGCAGGTGGCTGACGAAGCGCTGGAAACTGTGATCGCCACCCGCCTCGACGCGCAGGGCACAGGCACGGTAATAGCGCTCGGCAGCGCGGTAATCGAGGGTTTCGTCGGCGGTCTGCAGCCACACCTGGTAGCGCGAGCCATCGGTCGGCGCCGGAACTTCCAGCTCAGCCAGGGCCTGGATGTGATCGCGCGTCAGTTCCCAGGCCTCGCCGCTGTAATAGTTGGTCTGCGGCCCGAGCTGGCCGTCGAACAGCCGGTGCGGCGCCACCGCCGGGTTGACCAGGACCGCCTTCAGGCCATGACGCTCGGCCAGGCAGGTCGCGTAGTAGCCGCCCAGGGAGCTGCCGATCAGCAGCGGCTGGCCGAGCTCCGCCAGCACCGACTCCAACTGCGCCACAGCCTGACGCGGATGATGGTGCAGCGCCGGAACGCGCACCTCTGCGTCCAGCCCCAGGCGCTGCAGGGCGGCCACGAACTGGCGCGCCTTCTGCGAAGCGGGCGAGCTGTTGAAACCGTGGATGTAGAGGAATGCAGTCATGGGCCGGGAGGCTACAAGCTGCAAGCGGCATGCCGCAAGTGCATCGAGCCGAGGATGGCGACTCGTACGAGGCCCGGCCTCAATAACCCTTGACGCTGTAATCGACCTCGAAGTCGATGCCGGTCACCCGCGAGACGCCGGTTTCCAGCAAGCCATCGGGATGCAGGCGCAACCAGCGGTAACCCGGTGCGGGGCTGTCGACGCAGAAATCCTCGCTGCCCGGCGTGAACTGCACGCAGGTGGACGGCGAAGCCAGCAGGCGCACATCGCCGCGCAGGCGGTCGATCTCCTGGTGCACATGGCCCCAGAGCAGGCAGCGAACGTTCGGGTAGCGGTCGAGCACGGCGAACAGTCGCTGCGGATTGTGGATCCCGATACGGTCCATCCACTGGCTGCCGATGGGCACCGGATGGTGGTGGAAACTGATCAGCAGGTGCTTGTCCGGCGCGGCCTGGATGGCCCGTTCGAGCAGGTCGAGCTGCGCATCGTTCATCTGCCCCGGCACGGCGCCCGGAATGGTGGAGTCGAGCAGGATGACACGCCAGGCGCCCAGGTCGATCACCGGCTCCAGCAGGTCGGTGCCCGCCGTCGCTTCGCGCATCAGGTCGAGTTCGTCGTGGTTGCCGGGGAACCAGCGGATCGGCGCAGCGATGGGCGCGGTGAGCTCACGGAAGCGCTGGTAGGACTCCAGGCTGCCATCCTGCGACAGGTCGCCGGTGGCCAGCACCAGGTCGATGGCCGGCTGCTCGTCACGTACGAGGCGGACCACCTGATTCAGGCTGTCGGCCGTATCCATGCCCAGCAAACGGCCATCGGACTCGGCGAACAGATGGCTGTCGGACAGCTGGACCAACAGGACCGATGCGCTATCGGAGGGGTATGCAGGCACTGGAGGCAATGCGCCTTCTCCTGTGAGGCGGGCGTCCACGAATGAGTGATGAGTATGGTGACAGCCACGCTCCCGAGCAAACCGGGAAAGCGTCACAGATCACATTCAGGGATACGCGGCGGACGACGAGTGGGCAGTATACATGGCACGAGGCCATCACTACGATATCAGCGCTGCAGCACCGGCTCCAGCTCGTGGCCGCAGGACAGGCAATGGCTCAGCCACTCGCCGAGGAACAGGTTCAACTGGTTCTTCTCGTCCGGCTGGTGCATCGCCTGGTTCGGATAAGGGTAAATCGCCAGCAGGCGGCGCGCTTGCTCGGCGCCGACCACTTCGGCCATGCGCGCGTCGTGGTACACCCGCACTTCCAGCCTGGGCGCCGGCAGCCAGGGCAGGCCCAGCTCCTGGCGCACCTGCAGCACGGTGGTATAGGGGCAGGCTTCCACCACGTCCAGCGCCAGCACGCCGAGCAGGCGCTCGCCTTCGCTGAGCGCCACGCGGCGCGAGACCCGGGTCTCGCGCATCTCAGGCAACAGGCGCATCAGGCGCAAGTAATTCGCCTCGCAGGTCGCCTGCAATCCCGCCAGGTCGACGCGATAGCGCTCGCGCAACAGATTCACACCCATAACCCCCGCACCTCGGCGCGGTTCAGCGCCAGCCATTGCAGGGCGAGCATGCTCGCCGCGTTGTTGATGCGTCCGTCACGCACGGCCTGCAGCGCCTCCTCGAAGGCCAGCACGTGCACACGGATATCCTCACCCTCTTCCGCCAGGCCGTGAATGCCCGCCGCCGTGCTGCTGTCGCAGCGGCCGACGAACAGGTGCACCAGTTCGTTGCTGCCGCCGGGCGACGGCAGGTACTGGCTGATCGGCCAGAGCGCGCCGAGGACCAGGTCGGCCTCTTCCACCGCTTCGCGGCGGGCGACCTCCTCGGGCTCCTCGTCCTTGTCGATCAGGCCGGCAACCAGTTCCAGCAGCCAGGGATTGACCCCGGCGTCCATCGCGCCGACGCGGAACTGCTCGATCAGCACCACTTCATCGCGCTGCGGGTCGTAGGGCAGCACGCAGACGGCGTCGTGACGCACGAACAACTCGCGGGTCAGCACCGGCCCCATGCCACCGGCGAACTGGCGATGCCGCAGGTGCAGCCGGTCGAGCTTGTAGAAGCCCTTGAAGCACTGCTCGCGCTTCTGGATCTCGACATCCTGGGGGCCTGGTTTGAACGTGTCCGACATCCCGTTCCACTCACTGATCGATTGAACTTCGCGCCATCCTATCGCGCCGCTTGAGGCGGCGCAGCCTCTTTCTCGGACCGCCCGGCGGGCTGACCGGGCGTGCGCCCGAACTCTGCCGCCAGACGGCCGACTGGTTCATACTGCCCGCCGAACCGGCGGCTGCGATGACGGTCCAACCCGCCCAAGTCCGCGACGACAAGGAATCCCATGCGTCTTCTGAAACTCGCTGCCCTCGGCAGCCTCTGTCTGTTACTGGGGGCTTGTCAGAGCCTGTTCAAGCCCGGCCTCGACGAGCCGCTGCCCGCCCGTCACACCGCCTTCGAGCACCTCCAGGCCGGCTGCCAGGGCGAGCAGTGCCCGCTGTTCAACCTCGATACCCTCAGCTTCGACGACGAGCCGGCGCTCAACGCCGCGATCGATAGCCAGTTGCTGGCGCTCGCGCGCAGCCCTGAGGGCGCCGTGCCGGCCAGCCTGGAGGTCTACGAGAAGCGCTTCCTGGACAGCGCCCAGCCTGGCTGGAGCAGCTACCTGCAAGCCAAGATCCGCGAACAGCATGACGGTCTGGTGATCATCGAGCTGTCCAGCTATCGCTTCACCGGCGGCGAGTACGGCCAGCCGGGTCGCGCTTTCATCAATTATGACCGGCGTCTGCACAAGGTGCTGACGTTGCAGGACATTCTTCTGCCCGGCCAGGAGGAGGCATTCTGGAAGACCGCCCGACTGGCGCACCAGGCGTGGGTCCTGCAGAACAAGCTGGATGAACAGGATCCGAATTTCTCCAGGGACTGGCCGTTCCAGACCACCCCGCACTTCGCCCTGACCTTCGGCGCCTTGACGCTCAAGTACGACATCGACCGCATCGCGCCGCACTCGGTCGGGCATCCGGAGCTGAAGCTTCCCTATCCCCGCCTGAACGGCATCGTCAAGCCGTATTACTTCCCGGGGCGCGGGGCTCAGTAAAGAGTCGCTTCGCGAGCAAGCTCGCTCCTACAGGTTAGCCTCTGTGCCGAGCCCGCCCTTGTAGGAGCGAGCTTGCTCGCGAACAGCCTTACGCCGAAGCCAGCACCTTGGCGCCGATCCGCCCCAGCAGCAACTGCAGCACACCCGCCACCACCAGCGCCGGCAGGGTCGCGCCCAGGTCCGGCTGGTAGTTCGCCAGCAGGTGATAGACCGCCACGCCGCCGCCCCAGGCCAGCAGCGAGCCCCAGCGCAGCCCGTGGGGAATCGCGGCCGGCGCGCGGCGGCGGAGGACGAAGTGATCCACCAGCACCACGCCGAACAGCGGGGCGAACACCGAGCCGATCAGCAGCAGGAAGTTCTGGTACTGCGCCAGCGGCGCGAACCAGGCGATCAGGGTGCAGATCACGCCGATGGCCAGGGCCAGGTGCTCGACCTTGAGCGGCAGCAGGATGCCGCTGGACACCGCCGCCGAGTGGATGTCGGCGAAGGCCTTCTCCGACTCGTCCAGCAGGATCAGCAGCAGCGGGATACCCATGCCGGCGCCGGCCAGCGCCAGCAGCAGCGCATTGGCGTCGCTGCCCTCGGCGAACGCCAGGGTGTAGGCCACGCCCAGGCCCATCAGCCAGAAGCAGCCGATGAAGAAGCCCAGCGCGGCGCCGCCGAAGGTGTGTTCGGCGCGCTTGCCGAAGCGCGAGTAGTCGGCGATCAGCGGCAGCCAGGACAGCGGCATGGCGATGGCAATATCGAAGCCCACGGCGAAGGACAGCGAGCCGTCGCCGGCCTTGGCCCAGAGCGAGGCCAGGTCGGCGCGCTGGAACAGGTCGATGGTCAGCCAGATACAGGCGGCGATCAGCAGCCAGATGCCCCAGCGGCGCAGCACGCGGCGCACGAAGGCGAGCGGCCCGCTGACCGCCAGCAGGGTCGCCAGCGCGCCGAACACCAGGGTCCAGAGCGCCGGCTGGGTCCCGGCGCTGCCTTCGCCGAAGGCGCGGGTCGCCAGCAGGCTGGCGGCGTCACGCATGACGATGATCTCGAAGGCGCCCCAGCCCACCAGTTGCAGCAGGTTGAGCAAGGCCGGCAACGCCGCGCCGTGGCTACCCAGGCTGAGCTTGAGCGAGGCCATCGCGGACAGTCCGGTATCGGTGCCGATCACTCCGGCGCCGGCCAGAAGCAGGACGCCGACCAGGGTGCCGAGCAGGATCGCGCCCAGCGCGCCGGCCAGGCCCAGGCCCGGCGCCAGCAGCGCGCCGGTCTGCAACACCATCAGGCCGATGCCGAGGGAGAACCACAGGGAAAACACGTCGCGCAGGCCGAGCACGCGCTGGGCGCTGCCCACGGCGGAAGTCGGTGAATAGTCGATGGCAGTAGTGGTCACGATGAGTACAAGGCTCGAAGGTTGGAATAGCTTTTTGTTCTTCGTAGGAGCGAGCCTGCTCGCGAACAGCCCCGCAGCGGGGTTCATTCGCGAGCAAGCTCGCTCCTACAGGGTGCCACGGTGTAGCGATCAGACCTGCTTGTAGATCACCGAGCCCTCGTCCTTGAAGCGCGCGGACTGCTGCTGGAAGCCGGCCTCGATGGCCTTCTGCTCATCGGTCAGGCCGTTTTCCTTGGCGTAGTCGCGGACTTCCTGGGTGATCTTCATGGAGCAGAACTTCGGCCCGCACATGGAACAGAAGTGCGCGACCTTGGCCGAGTCCTTGGGCAGCGTCTCGTCGTGGAAGGCGCGGGCGGTGTCCGGGTCCAGGCCGAGGTTGAACTGGTCTTCCCAGCGGAACTCGAAGCGCGCCTTGGACAGCGCGTTGTCGCGGATCTGCGCGCCCGGATGGCCCTTGGCGAGGTCGGCGGC
This Pseudomonas sp. ATCC 13867 DNA region includes the following protein-coding sequences:
- the cpdA gene encoding 3',5'-cyclic-AMP phosphodiesterase, giving the protein MPPVPAYPSDSASVLLVQLSDSHLFAESDGRLLGMDTADSLNQVVRLVRDEQPAIDLVLATGDLSQDGSLESYQRFRELTAPIAAPIRWFPGNHDELDLMREATAGTDLLEPVIDLGAWRVILLDSTIPGAVPGQMNDAQLDLLERAIQAAPDKHLLISFHHHPVPIGSQWMDRIGIHNPQRLFAVLDRYPNVRCLLWGHVHQEIDRLRGDVRLLASPSTCVQFTPGSEDFCVDSPAPGYRWLRLHPDGLLETGVSRVTGIDFEVDYSVKGY
- a CDS encoding DUF1249 domain-containing protein, producing MGVNLLRERYRVDLAGLQATCEANYLRLMRLLPEMRETRVSRRVALSEGERLLGVLALDVVEACPYTTVLQVRQELGLPWLPAPRLEVRVYHDARMAEVVGAEQARRLLAIYPYPNQAMHQPDEKNQLNLFLGEWLSHCLSCGHELEPVLQR
- a CDS encoding YqiA/YcfP family alpha/beta fold hydrolase; protein product: MTAFLYIHGFNSSPASQKARQFVAALQRLGLDAEVRVPALHHHPRQAVAQLESVLAELGQPLLIGSSLGGYYATCLAERHGLKAVLVNPAVAPHRLFDGQLGPQTNYYSGEAWELTRDHIQALAELEVPAPTDGSRYQVWLQTADETLDYRAAERYYRACALRVEAGGDHSFQRFVSHLPALLAFAGIPSGLWRDVDFSTFERISSD
- a CDS encoding retropepsin-like aspartic protease family protein, with protein sequence MSDAVPGRRIGKIMMFLAWGAGILLATRYFGAWEDRQHNPNPQPRSVKGNGYVEVRLLGNRAGHYVVDGRINGTPVTFMLDTGATQVAIPQPLARRLGLPLGAPIALNTANGRSEGWRTRLSSLQLGDIRLNDVSALIAPGMEGDGVLLGMSALKQLDFTQQDGTLVLRQRSTP
- a CDS encoding PqiC family protein: MSALRVLACLSLVSLLGLAGCTVNRPTQLYQLDAGAASVPTRDNGVAVLLGPVSLADYLKRETMVQRQADGILNLSTDARWAGSLETNVSQQLLRLLSSQLDSTRLALFPEKPGFTPQVQVMLTISRLDSGPKEPAVLEARWRLLDQKGALRDSRVFREEEEHSGSIQDQVRAQGDLLRKLSVQLAKDVRPVAAALSEQPATPTRKPSVANSEQSKPKDEGPKIPLVVPIRTDVEVYRF
- the parC gene encoding DNA topoisomerase IV subunit A; this encodes MSETLDLSLEGVERRSLADFTEQAYLNYSMYVIMDRALPHIGDGLKPVQRRIVYAMSELGLDADAKHKKSARTVGDVLGKYHPHGDSACYEAMVLMAQPFSYRYPLVDGQGNWGAPDDPKSFAAMRYTEARLSRYAETLLSELGQGTADWVPNFDGTMNEPAVLPARLPNLLLNGTTGIAVGMATDIPPHNLREVAAACIRLLDEPQATIVDLMEHVQGPDFPTEAEIITPRADLQKIYETGRGSVRMRAVYRVEDGDIVVTALPHQVSGAKVLEQIAGQMQAKKLPMVADLRDESDHENPTRIVIIPRSNRVDAEELMTHLFATTDLESSYRVNMNVIGLDGKPQVKDLRQVLSEWLTYRTDTVRRRLQFRLDKVEKRLHLLEGLLVAFLNLDEVIHIIRTEDQPKPVLMQRFELSELQADYILDTRLRQLARLEEMKIRGEQDELAKERAKLLAILGSNAKLRKLVRDELIADAETYGDDRRSPIVARAEARALSETELMPTEPVTVVLSEKGWVRCAKGHDIDATGLSYKAGDGFKAAAPGRSNQYAVFIDSTGRSYSLAAHSLPSARGQGEPLTGRLTPPPGATFDRVLLPEDSALYVLASDAGYGFVAKGEDMQAKNKAGKALLSLPNGAQVMAPRPVNDLEQDWIAAVTTEGRLLLFKVSDLPQLAKGKGNKIISVPGDRVASREEYLTDLAVLPTGATLVLQAGKRTLSLKGDDLEHYKGERGRRGNKLPRGFQRVDSLLVESLSQD
- a CDS encoding NUDIX domain-containing protein; amino-acid sequence: MSDTFKPGPQDVEIQKREQCFKGFYKLDRLHLRHRQFAGGMGPVLTRELFVRHDAVCVLPYDPQRDEVVLIEQFRVGAMDAGVNPWLLELVAGLIDKDEEPEEVARREAVEEADLVLGALWPISQYLPSPGGSNELVHLFVGRCDSSTAAGIHGLAEEGEDIRVHVLAFEEALQAVRDGRINNAASMLALQWLALNRAEVRGLWV
- a CDS encoding esterase-like activity of phytase family protein; this encodes MRWLLAALGLCAGVALADTVPVAVPNTLQFVSEHPVDGMPSGNLSGLASCGGELWAVSDRDDDRIYRLLPDEQPGKTWQASAEPFVPPGVPESGLSWGMRARVSVGSLMRGGAMDFEAIGCDQSGNRYLVSEGYAAVLLLPVAGEASWLPLPQSLLRQARASGLLMSFNALYEGLAISPDGKHLWLAAERQRRGLLRVRNDNGTWKCDGNCVLLSEGGVIQPPPELGSDRPLPIDFSDLALYKDKLFTLERLAHQICRRNADTGAQEQCWSFAAGALAPERRYDLPYGVAEALLIDDKGAWIGLDNGEHARADGDSRPYVLRFAAPTGGWLGGK
- the parE gene encoding DNA topoisomerase IV subunit B, producing the protein MAQQNAYTAEAIEVLSGLDPVRKRPGMYTDTTRPNHLAQEVIDNSVDEALAGHAKSVQVILHADNSLEVIDDGRGMPVDIHPEEGVPGVELILTKLHAGGKFSNKNYQFSGGLHGVGISVVNALSTLVEVRVKRDGNEYRMTFADGFKSSDLEVVGSVGKRNTGTSVHFWPDAKYFDSHKFSVSRLKHVLKAKAVLCPGLEVSFEDKNTGERVEWHYEDGLRSYLVDSVAEHLRLPDEPFCGVLAGNKEAVDWALLWLPEGGESLQESYVNLIPTAQGGTHVNGLRQGLLDAMREFCEFRNLLPRGVKLAPEDVWERIAFVLSMKMQEPQFSGQTKERLSSREAAAFVSGVVKDAFSLWLNAHPELGLQLAELAISNAGRRLKAGKKVERKKITQGPALPGKLADCAGQDPMRAELFLVEGDSAGGSAKQARDKEFQAIMPLRGKILNTWEVDGGEVLASQEVHDIAVAIGVDPGAADLTQLRYGKICILADADSDGLHIATLLCALFVRHFRPLVEAGHVYVAMPPLFRIDLGKEVFYALDEAERDGILDRLAAEKRRGKPQVTRFKGLGEMNPPQLRETTMDPNTRRLVQLTLEDAESTVEIMDMLLAKKRAGDRKSWLETKGNLADFA